From Panicum hallii strain FIL2 chromosome 2, PHallii_v3.1, whole genome shotgun sequence, a single genomic window includes:
- the LOC112881650 gene encoding transcription factor MYB2-like, with translation MAARDQREMSSDEESSVAPGDLRRGPWTVEEDLLLVNYIAAHGEGRWNALARCAGLRRTGKSCRLRWLNYLRPDLRRGNITAQEQLLILDLHSRWGNRWSKIAQHLPGRTDNEIKNYWRTRVQKHARQLNCDVNSQQFKDLMRYLWMPRLLERISSGDDGRGVATPQLPAWPVDDVELSCTTAASSSSVSTDGTQQQLVSPPAPPATSAFGESAPSGNDGSYSYSNNSNTAAMWGTLCQPPQTDYHLLVAGAEAACSWSDESLLAPGLSGVYGDMGMGLPELGDTMWGAGADDLWYTQIMGL, from the exons ATGGCGGCGCGTGATCAGCGAGAGATGAGCAGCGACGAGGAGTCGTCGGTGGCGCCGGGGGACCTCCGCCGCGGGCCGTGGACGGTGGAGGAGGACCTGCTGCTCGTCAACTACATCGCCGCGCACGGCGAGGGACGCTGGAACGCGCTGGCACGATGCGCAG GGCTTCGTCGGACGGGCAAGAGCTGCCGCCTGCGGTGGCTCAACTACCTCCGGCCGGACCTCCGGCGCGGCAACATCACGGCGCAGGAGCAGCTGCTCATCCTGGATCTGCACTCGCGCTGGGGCAACCGCTGGTCTAAGATCGCGCAGCACCTGCCCGGCCGCACCGACAACGAGATCAAGAACTACTGGCGCACGCGGGTGCAGAAGCACGCCAGGCAGCTCAACTGCGACGTCAACAGCCAGCAGTTCAAGGATCTCATGAGATACCTCTGGATGCCGCGCCTCCTCGAGCGCATCAGCTCCGGGGACGACGGCCGCGGCGTCGCCACGCCGCAGCTCCCGGCGTGGCCCGTCGACGACGTGGAGCTGTCCTGCACCACCGCCGCGTCGTCGTCCTCCGTGTCGACGGACGGcacgcagcagcagctcgtgtcgccgccggcgccaccgGCGACCTCCGCCTTTGGCGAGAGCGCGCCCAGCGGCAACGACGGATCCTATTCCTACAGCAACAACAGCAACACTGCTGCCATGTGGGGCACGTTGTGCCAGCCACCACAAACAGACTACCACTTATTAGTGGCGGGCGCCGAGGCTGCTTGCAGCTGGTCCGACGAGTCGCTGCTGGCCCCGGGTCTCTCCGGCGTCTACGGCGACATGGGGATGGGGTTGCCGGAGCTGGGCGACACCATGTGGGGCGCCGGTGCCGACGACCTGTGGTACACGCAGATAATGGGGTTGTGA